A window from Piliocolobus tephrosceles isolate RC106 chromosome 11, ASM277652v3, whole genome shotgun sequence encodes these proteins:
- the RPL37A gene encoding 60S ribosomal protein L37a: MAKRTKKVGIVGKYGTRYGASLRKMVKKIEISQHAKYTCSFCGKTKMKRRAVGIWHCGSCMKTVAGGAWTYNTTSAVTVKSAIRRLKELKDQ, translated from the exons ATG GCCAAACGTACCAAGAAAGTCGGGATCGTCGGTAAATACGGAACCCGTTATGGGGCCTCCCTCCGGAAAATggtgaagaaaattgaaatcagcCAGCACGCCAAGTACACTTGCTCTTTCTGTGGCAAA ACCAAGATGAAGAGACGAGCTGTGGGGATCTGGCACTGTGGTTCCTGCATGAAGACAGTGGCCGGCGGTGCCTGGACATACAA TACCACTTCCGCTGTCACGGTAAAGTCCGCCATCAGAAGACTGAAGGAGTTGAAAGACCAGTAG